AAATCCCATGTTTTTCGGCTGGTACAGCCGGATTATGATTCTCACGAAAAATGGGAAAGAGAAAGGCGGGATGAAATTTTTGATACCATGATATCCCTCAGCCGGGCACCGGGGGTGGATAGTGTGGATATCATCGTCTGGCCTGAAAGCGCCACTCCCGTCTATATCCGGACTCAGATTAAGTACCGATCCATGCTGGAAGAATTAAGCCGGGAAACAGGCTGTGTTTTGATTTCCGGGGTCCCCGACTATTTTGTCCGGAACGGCAAGGTCTATGTAACAAACAGCCTGTATGTATTTGAACCTCAACAGGGGATTAGTGGAAAATATAACAAACAAAAACTGGTTCCGTTCGGGGAGTATATCCCCCTGTCCGATGTATTTCCCCGCTTATCCCGTTTGAATCTGGGACAGGGGAATTTTACTGCCGGAAAAAACGAACCGTTGCTGAGAGTTGATTCTCTGGATGTTACCCTGGCTCCCATGATTTGCTATGAATCGGTATTTTCCCGGGAGGCCTTGATAAAAATCCGGAACGGAGGTGAATATCACATCCTGGTGACCAATGACAGCTGGTTTGGAGATTCCTGGGGACCTTATCAGCATGCCTCTCAGGCAATTTTTCGTGCCGTTGAAACCCGAAGACCCGTCATCCGCTGTGCCAATACCGGCGTTTCCATGGCCATCGACCATACGGGACGCATCCTGAAAGAACTTCCCCTGAATACCCGTGGCATCCTGGATGTCCGAATGACGGTCCCTGACATGCAAAGCCCTTATGTGAAGTCCGGAAATACTTTTGCCTTTATCCTGTGCGGAGTTCTGATGGGGGTTTTGCTCACTCCCCTGTGGCCGGTAAAAAGGAATCGCAATGACCCGTAAGATGCTTTTAGGTATGCTTTTGGCAATTTCTCTGCTTTTTGCCGCAGATGAGAAGGAGCGGGTTTACTTCCCGCCCGATACACCATATCTTGAAAAGGTCTGCAAAACATTGAATGAACAGGATTATTTGCTGGTGGAAGACTCTACGGCAGCAGACTGGAAAGGTTCTCTGATGATGACGGATTTGTCCGATTCCATCCGGTATGAAATTCTTTTGGAAAATAAATCCGGAGGTCCGGTCTTAGCCGGCGTTTTTTATCTGAAACCTGTCGCCGGAAAAATCGTTCTTAAACAGATCCGGAATTTTTCACTGTGGTTTGCAGTGACCAATCTGGTGATTCTGGGTTTGTTTTTCATCCGCTTTTAAATAAAGAAGTGAGGATTCCGTGAAAATTTTCAAAAAGTGTCTCTTTCTCTTTTTCATGTTGATGAGTATTGTCCACGCATCAGATAATAGGGCCATATTAAAAAGTCTGATCCTTCCCGGTTGGGGTGAACATAGTCTGGACGCATCCCGCAGAGGGCGGGGATTCATAATTGCTGAAGCTGCACTCTGGGTCTCCTATGCCGGTTTGTATCTGTACAGGGATGTGCAGCATGACGATATGGTTCATTATGCCGAAGCCCATTCCGGTGCGGCATCTTTTTATGGAAGTTCCCAGTATTGGGTGGATATGGGCAGTTACCTGAGTTGGGAGGATCACCGGGAAGAGATGCTTGAAAACAGGATGCCTGATAAAATCTATGATGAACAGTATGCCTGGAATTGGGAATCTTTGGATCATGCCAACACATTCAGGGATATCCGGATCCGGAAAGACAGGACAGACCACCGGATGACCTTTTTGATTGGCGGGATGATATTCAATCGTCTTGTGAGTGTGTTGGATGTTGCCTATCTGAGCCGTTCCATGGAATCCTCTTTACAAATAACCCCGGAAGAAACCTCAATCAACCTGTCCATTGTCCTGAACCCATGAAGAAACCGACAAAGTATAAAAATATGTATTCTCTTCTCTTTCTTGCCATGTTAATCGCCGTATGGTTTCCGGGAGTTATTTACCAGATGATTTTCAGTTTGATGCTCATTCCCCTGATTATTTTTGCTCCCAATCCCAGCCGAATCGGCCGTTTTCTCATATCCATGTCTCCCTTTCTTTTAATCACCCTTGGTGTTCATCTTTTTTTCCGGATCGGAGTTGGTGATTACTGGGGTGCTTTCAGGGAAAAGCAGTTGTGGTCTGTAGCCGGATATTTTACGCTCCGTAACCTGAATGTCATGGGAGTGGTGGCCCTGATGTTCAATTATAATCCCCTTTCCGATATGGATGGATTGTCCGCCAGGTTGCAAAACCGTTTGTTGAAGAGGGACGGGAAACAGCATCCTTTTTCTGCCGGACTTTTTATCGGAATGCAGTATTTTCGGGTTATTCGTGACGAGTACCGGTCACTGATCCAGGTCCACAGGATTCTGGGGATTAAAAAAGAGAAGGGCCTTCTGAAACAGGTTCGTTATTACATATCTCTTATTATTCCCCTCTTTATAGGATCTTTTGAACGTGTGGATCAATTGTCGGTGGCTTTAACCACCCGCGGGTTCGGCAGGAGCGGAGAATATGGCTCTTAAACGTTTTGCCTTTCGCACGGAATATGAAGGGACCGCCTATTGCGGGTTTCAGCTTCAACCGGATCAGCCCACCATTCAGGAGGCCATTGAAAAAGCTTTTCTTGCCCTTTATCAACTGGATATACGTATTGTTGGCAGCGGACGGACGGATTCTGGAGTCCATGCAGCAGGACAAATCTTTCATGCCGATCTGCCGGATAAAATTCCTTGCCATAAACTGGGGATGGCTTTAAACAGCTATTTGCCGGAAGATATTCGCATCATAGGGGTTTCCCGGGTGGACGATACCTTTCATGCCCGTTTTGATGCTGTTTCACGGCGATATACTTATAGGATATTCAACGGAATTACGGTTTTAAAACGCCGTTTTGCCTGGCAGATCTATCAATCTCTTGATGTATCTGCCATGAAACAGTGCCTGCCTGTCATATCCGGTGAACATGATTTTACATCCTTTTGCCTGAGTCAGACAGAAACAGAAAACAAAAAATGTGATATTCAGACTGCCGGATGGCACGTTATAGGTTCGGAACTGTTTTTCACAGTGCAGGCGAACCGGTTTCTTCATTCCATGGTCCGCTCTCTTGCCGGCACCATGGTAGAAGTGGGGAAGGGGCGATACACGGTTGAAGATTTTGAAAACATTCTGAAGAAGCATAACCATGGCTCAGGGGCTGTTACGGCCCCTGCCCGGGGATTAGTGCTTGAGGAAGTCATTTATAATCCGCAGATTACATGGCAATGGTCAGGAGTATCATAATGCTGAAAGATAAAAGGCTCATTTGTATAACCCTTATTCTGATGACTGTGATATCAGCTCCGGCGCAATTTATCGGTCCGCAAAAGTCGGACAATCTGAATCAACAGGTAACGGAAAGCCGCCGGAATGCCATCACGAATGCCATTGAAAAGTGTGTACCGGCAGTAGTCGGTATTCATGTGACGGAAATCAGGGCTCTATCGCCCGGAACAGTCCATAATGATCCGTTGTGGAATCTGCTTTTTCCCGGACAGCTTTATAAACGGGAAGTGAAAAGTATGGGAAGCGGGGTAATTATCAGTGACGACGGATACATCATTACAAATGCCCATGTGGTGGGAAAGAATGCCGTAAAGGTGATTGTCACTCTTAGTGGTGGTGCCCGTTATCCTGCAGAGGTTGTAGGTGTAGATGACTTGACCGATATTTCCCTTTTGAAAATTGAGGCTAAGGACCTTCCAAACATTGAAATTGGTGACAGTGATGACGTGATCATCGGGGAATGGGTGGTGGCTTTGGGAAATCCTTTCGGACTTTTTGATATAAGCAATCAGCCCACGGCAACCATTGGTATTGTCAGTTCGAAAAATGTCAATTTCGGAGAACAGGCCGGTGGAAGGGTCTATCAGGAAATGATCCAAACTGATGCCAGTATTAATTCGGGTAATAGCGGAGGTGCCCTTGTGAATGTCCACGGCGAGATGATCGGCATTAATACCTTTATTTTTACAGGAGGAAGTCAGGTTGGAGGATCTGTCGGTGTAGGCTTCGCCATCCCTGTAAACAGAATGAAAACCGTCGTGGATGAATTGATCCGTAGTGGATATGTAGAAAGGGGATTTGAAACCGGTCTCAGCGTGCAAACCCTGGATCAATATATAGCAGCCTATTTGAATTTACCCTTTAAACAGGGTGTCATTGTGACGGATGTCCGGAAAAACAGTTCCGCCCATAAGGCCGGCCTGAAAGTCGGAGATATTATCCGGAAAGTCAATGATATACCTATTACGAATACACGGGATATTTACCGGGTTATCAATGAAAATTACCTGAAAACCGGAGATGTGATCCATCTGGAAATCTGGCGGAATCAAAAAATAATCAACAGCGAACTTGTCCTGGCCAAGCCTTCAGGCAGAAAATAAATCAGCAGAAGTTTTCAAAAGGTAAGGTAAGCGTATGGAAAAAATCGGTATACTGAAATATCCGGGCGCCAGCGGAGATCACGACCTGTACTGGGCTGTCCGGAATTGTTGCGGTCAGAAAGCGGTGTTTCTGGAAAGCGGGAACTGGAACCCCGATGAAATCTCGGCACTCCTCATACCCGGCGGATTATATGTTCCCGGGTATTCCGATGTAAAGGACAGTCATCTGATCGCCCACGTCATAAGGAATTATAAACCGGTTTTAGCCATTGCCGAAGGATATTATTTTATTAAAGCAAGCCAGGGACTTACCGCGGATCTCATTCCTCTCAAGGACAAAAAAAGGCCTTCGGCCGGCTCTTCCATTATTACCGATAATACTAATTTCTGGCTTACCCGGTATGATATAAATGAAGAGGTGAGCTGGCCTGAATCCTATAGATTTCATTCATTTTCCCGGGATGATACCATAAATTCCATCGTGGTTTCCAAAGCAGACGAGCGGATTTTGGGAGTAGGATTCAAGAAATATCCGGTTGCAGCTTTTCTTTTGCATCCTGAAAGGGTTGTTGATGAGGTTATCGGTGATATTTCCGGAGCAAACTTATTCAATGTGTTGAGGACAGATCAATGAAACAAAAATTTTCGGTTGGAAAAGCATTGGGAATTATCTTGTTGGGTGCCATCATCGGCGGTATACTTGGTGAATTGTTCGGAATGATTCTGCCCGAGAGTGTGGTAAGGGAATTCCTTTTGAAGAAATATGCTTTTGGTTTTACAAATCCCCTGACCATTGATCTGAGTATCATTGAATTCAGTTTTTCTCTCATACTTCGGATGAATGTGGTGAGTCTTTTGGGGATTGTATTTGGGTTTTATATCTTAAAATATACACGATGAAAGTGAGGTTACAATGAATTTCGGTCCATGGGAACTCATTATTATCCTGGTGATCATTCTATTGATTTTCGGTCCGAAAAAACTCCCTGAATTGGCCAAAGGACTTGGAAAGGGCCTTCGGGAGTTTAAAAAAGCGGCACATGACGTAAAGGACGAACTGGAAAATGTCGGGGATGATGAAGAGGAGAATAAGGCGGAAAAGTCCGCTGGACAGGACAGTCGTAAAGAAGAGAAAAAGGGTTAAGAAAACCGGGGATTTATGAAACGTTCAGCAGAGGATCACATTTACGAATTGGTTGAGGCGGTAAGCCAGTCCGACAATCCCATATTTGTCACCGTGGATAAAGCGTGGCTTCGGAAACATCTTGAAGAACAGGCGGCTATTCAGGGCCCGTTATCAGGGAAAATCATTGCAGTCAAAGACAACATCAATGTGCATGGTTTGCCAACTACATGTGCAAGCAGGATTTTAAAGACATTCCGTTCCCCTTATGATGCCACGGTGATTGAAAAAATCCGGGCTGCCGGAGGAGTCATTTTTGGTAAGACAAACATGGATGAATTTGCTATGGGGTCTTCCAATGAGTATTCCGCCGAAGGAGCCGTAAAAAATCCTGTTGACGAAACACGTGTTCCGGGAGGCTCCAGTGGCGGCTCGGCTGCTGCAGTGGCATCAGGGCTCGTAGATTATGCTCTGGGATCGGATACAGGGGGATCAATCCGCCAGCCGGCGGCGTTTACGGGCACGGTGGGACTCAAACCCACATACGGTCGGGTATCCCGTTATGGTCTCACGGCCTTTGCATCCTCCTTTGACCAGATCGGTCCCATTACCCGGACAGTCCGACAGTCTGCGGAACTCCTGGAAGTTATTGCGGGGAAAGATCCCCGGGATTCCACATCTGCCGACGTTCCTGTCGGGAATTATGTTCGTGCATTGGATGAGGGAGTGAACGGACTGACTCTGGGCATTCCCTGGCATTTGCTTGAAAAAGGAGTGAATCCGGATGTGATGGATTCCTTTCGGGATGCGGTGGAAACTCTGGAAAAAGCCGGAGTCATGTTTCGGGAAATTGAATTGAAATATGCCGATTATGCCATTGCCGTCTATTATATCCTGGCAACGGCCGAGGCATCCAGTAATCTGGCCCGGTTTGACGGAATTCGGTATGGCGTGAATCAGAAGACAGGCACCGATGACCTTTTTTCCTGTTATGCCGAAAACCGCTCAAAGGGATTCGGTTCGGAAGTTAAACGGCGGATTATGCTGGGAACCTACGTTCTTTCATCCGGCTATTATGAGGCTTATTATGCCCGGGGACAGAAGGTCCGTACTTTAATCGCCCGGGAATTTGCCACGCTGCTGAATGATTTGGACGGAATCATGCTCCCCACAACACCGACAACGGCTTTTAAACTGGGTGAGAATATCAACGATCCACTCAGAATGTATTTAAGCGATATATTTACTGTTTCTGTAAATATTGCCGGTCTGCCTGCTCTGAGTGTTCCCGGAAAGCCTGGAAAAGGGGGACTGCCTGTAGGATGTCAGATAATTGGCAGAGCCTATGATGAAGGAACTATTTTGCGTTTAGGTCATACGATTGAAATGTCCCGGAATTGACCGGAACAGTGAATCAATCCTCACCTGAGGATTTGTATGGTGGATAATAACGATTCAAGGAAAATATGTTCAGATTTCAGAATCCGGAAATTTTCTTTTCTCTGCTGCTTCTGATACCATTGATTATAACGGAATTCCGTCGTCGTTTTTCAAGGCGCTTTACCCTTCGTATCGGAACTCTGGTCTCACTCCGAAAATTTGCCCCCGGGTATCCTATAAAACTCCTAATTCCCCTGATTTTAAAATATGCGGCTTTTATCCTGATGATTGTGGCTCTGGCACGGCCGCAACGAGGGAATGTAACCCGTGAATTGACCCAGCCCGGGATAGATATCATGATCACGTTGGATATTTCCGGTTCCATGCGGGCTGTGGATTTTAAGCCCAACAGACTTGAAGCCGCAAAGCAGGTTGCCATGGATTTTGTCCGGGGACGTACCACAGACCGCATCGGGCTGGTTGTTTTTGCAGCTGAAGCCTTTCTCCAGTGTCCCCTCACGGTGGATTATGATGTTTTAAACGGGATGATTGAGGATGTACAGATCATTCCGGAAAACCTGGACGGGACGGCTATCGGGCTGGCTATTGCCAATGGTGTAAACCGGTTGAGGGATTCGGATGCAAAAAGCAAAATCATCATTCTTCTCAGCGACGGGGATAACAATGCCGGGGAAATTGATCCGCTGACGGCAGCGGATTTTGCCCGGGAATTTGATATTAAAATCTATACCATCGCCATGGGTATGCATGGACAGGTGAGGATGCCGGTGGATGATCCCCTCTTTGGCCACCGGATGATACCGGTCCAAATTGAAGTCAATGAGGAACTTTTAACGGAAGTTGCCGAAAAAACCGGCGGAACCTTCTTCCGGGCCGATACGGAAGATAAATTAAATCAGATCTGGCAGGATATTTCCGAAATGGAAAAGACAGAGATAAAAGTTTCACAATTTACTGACTGGGAGGAACTCTTTTACCGCTTTTTGATACCGGCATTGATTCTCTTTATTCTTGGGTGGATTTTGGGTCGTGTATTGTGGAGGGTGCGGCCATGATTGAACTGACACATCCCCAGGCATTGTGGCTTCTATTACTGATTCCCTTTCTTATGATGATCCGGTCGGTGGATACGTCGCGCTGGAAACGGCATAGAAAAGTTTTTTTCCATTCAAAAACTTATCCACGCATTATTCATATTAATCCGACCCGCCGGAAAATGATTTATTTTCTGGAATATACAGGATTGGCATTGTGTATTTTTGCCCTGACCGGACCGGGTGTAGGGACGGAAATCCGGGAAGTTCAGCGGGAAGGAGTGGATATTCTTGTTGTCCTGGATTTGAGTCAGAGTATGAGTGCGGCCGATGTGAAACCCTCCCGGCTTGAAAGAGCAAAACTTGAGATTGTCAAAATGTTTTCTGTTTTAAAAGGGGACCGGGTAGGTCTGGTGGGATTTGCCGGTGTGGCCCACCTTCAGTGCCCGTTGACTCTGGACCACCGGGCCGCCCGCATGCTTCTGGATGTGATGGATGTAAACCTGCTGCCTGTCCAGGGCTCGGCTATTGCCGATGCCATTACCGTTGCAACCGGTGCTTTTCCCGAAAAAGATGATAAGCACAAAGTCCTGATACTGATCAGTGACGGTGAGGATCACGAAAAACAAATTGAAGAAGCAGTGAAACAAGCAGCCGGTAAGGGTGTGATCATCTATTCGGTCGGTGTGGGAACCCTTGAAGGGGCCCCCATCCCGGTATATAAAAACGGTCAACTGGCAGATTATAAACGGGACAAATCGGGCAAAGTGATTATCACACAACTGAACGAGGATGCCCTCTGGCAAATGGCCCATGCCACCGGCGGGGAATACCTGCGTCTTACGGATGTGGAAAATCCCCTGCTTCAGATTTACAACGATATTTCCAAACTCGATAAAAAAGTATTTCAAACCCATGAATATGGTCAGTTTAAACAACTGTTTCAGATCTTTTTAGGTCTGGCATTACTTTTATTTCTTGTGAGTGGACTAATACCGGAAAACGGAAAAAGGAATGATGCAGACACAACGATGTAAATATTTCGTGGTGATACAGCTTTTCCTGGCAACAGTCCTTTGGGGAGCCGATCCGGGATTGAATGCATTTTATGAAGGAAAGTACGATACCTCTCTCGCCTATTATTTGAAAAGACTTGAGGATGAGCCGGACAATAAGGTATTACACTACAATGCAGGGACATCTGCCCTGAAGGCCGGTCGCTCGGACCTGGCAGCCACTCATTTTGACAAGACAATGCGATATTCGGAAGATCCTGAGTTCCTGGCAAAAACCTGGTATAACCGGGGACACCTGAAGGCAAAGGAGGGAAAGCTTGATGAAGCATTAAAAGCCTTTGAACAGGCTATTCTCCTCAATCCCCGGGATATCAACAGCAAAGTGATGTACGAGCTTATCAAGGCTCAGCTCCAGCAACAGCAGGATCAACAATCCAACCGCCAGGATCAGAAGGAGAAAGAAAAACAGGAAAAAGAAAAGGAACAAAAATCCCCGGACGAAGAAAATCAACAAGATTCGCAAAAGAGTGAAGATAAAGAAAATCAAAACCAGCAGGAAAAAAAGGGCAAGGATCAGGCAGAGCCGGAAGAATCTCAACCCCGGCAACAAGAATCCCGGCCGGAGCAAAAAGAAGAGGAACTCACCCGTCAACAAATGGTAAATTTACTGGATGCCATGCGGGAAAAAGAAAAAGAAGCCATGAAAGAAATTCTCAGATACCGGTACCAAAAGTCAAAGATTGAAAGAGAGAAAGACTGGTGAGCAGGGCTATTTTAAAAAAAGAACTGTTTTTATTATGTATCAGGGTTTTTGCAGGGCTTCTGATAGGAGTCATGGGAACAGGAATTCTTGTCGCTGCCACCCCCCGTGTGAGTGTCTCTGTTTCAGAAAATGAAATCTCTCTGAAAGAACGGTTCCTGTTGACATTCACCTTTGAGAACTTTTCCGGCAATCCCGACCCGGATGTTTCCCGCCTTAAAGATTTTAGCGTCATATCCGGTCCGTCAAAATCAAACCAGTATTCCTGGATTAACGGGCAGTCCATGAAAGTGTATTCTGTGACTTATACCCTGGCTCCTTTGAAAACGGGCCGGCTGACCATCCCATCCTACACATTTCAGAATAAGCGGCAGTCCTTTCAAACTGAACCGGTGACTATCAGGGTCCGGGAGCCAGAAGGCATTCCTGATACCCGGGCCGATCAGACTCGTTTGAAACCATTCTATTTTGAGCTCCTTCCCTCAACCCGCACCCCTTATGTAGGGGAGCCCTTTGTCTTATCTTATAAAATTTATTTTCGTGAAAATATCCGGAATTACCACGTGGATAAAACCCTGTTTACAGGATATCTGACCGATTTCCTGCCGGTTCCGCGAAATCCTGTAGTCAGGACTGAAACAGTGCAGGGAGTATCCTACCAGACGGCGGTTTTGCAGCAGGTGATTCTCACACCGGCTATCAGCGGCAAAGACACTATCCCGTCCCAGGTTATTCGCCTGGAAGTGGAAAGTCCCCGCCAGGGCAGGCGCTCCATTTTTGATGACCCTTTTGGCATGGGTATCCAATTGAGAAATGTGGATGTGGTATCACCTGAGCTGATCCTGAATATCCGTCCCCTGCCGTCTGATCCGCCGGCTTCTTTTACGGGAGCCGTGGGGTCGTTTACCCTGAATGCTGCTTTTGATACAGTACAAACTGAAGAAAATCAAGCTGTTACTTTAAAGATTGAAGTGAAAGGAAAGGGGAATTTTAAGAATTTTACATTTCCCAAGCCGGAATTTCCGGACCAGTTCATGGTTTTTGAGCCGGAGAATCAGGAAAAGGTCCGCCTGACCGATCAGGGATATACCGGCAGCAAAACATGGGAGTATGTGATCATTCCCAATTATCAGGGGACCTATTATTTTGAACCGGTTGAATTTTCCTATTTTTCTCCGGAAGACGGAAAATATAAGAAGCAGATGGTTTCCGACCTGATTTTAACGGTAACGCCCAATACCCATCTGATACGGGAAAAACAGCAGGGGCTCAGCCGCCGGGAAGTGGAACTTTTGTCTCAGGATATCCGTTTTATTCAGCTCAAGGAAGGGCGGATTATCTCTGAAGATTCCCGTAATACTATTCGTGCTGTGGATTGGACCGGTTACGTTATATCTTTTCTGATTTGCCTTGTATGGGCCATTTTTTCCTGTACGAAGAAATTCCTTGAAAGAAATCCGGCTTATGTGAGAAAAAAAGCGGCTTACAGAATCCTGGAAGCCGCTGTCCGGGAATTACCGGAGAATGCCGAAGAGATCATCATGATGCTTCCGAAACTTTTTGCCCGGTATGTGGCAGATAAAAAAGGCCACAGTCGGCAAAATCTGACCCGAAGTGACGTGATGGCATACTGCCGCAAAAAAATCGATGATGATACCCTTTTGCAGCGGTTTGACAACTGGTGGAAAGAGGTGGAATTTTTGAATTATTTACCGTCTGAAACAGAAATTACGAAAGCACATCAATTGAAAAAGGAAATGCTGGCTTTGATTCGTCTTCTGGAGAAAAAGAGATGAGGTTGCATATCAAATATCTGATTTTGCTGATTCTCATCCCCTTGACCCTGTTTGCACAGGAGGAAGAGCGTGAACGTCTTTTTGTGAAGGCTAATTCATATTATTCATCAGAACAGTATAGTTTGGCTCTGGACCTTTATGAAGAAATTGCCGAAACAGGCCGGATAAGCTTTGAACTTTACTACAATATGGGAAATTGTTATTACAGGCTTGGTCAGACCGGACAAGCTATCCGGTATTGGGAAAAAGCAAAACGAATCCGGCCGAGAGACACACAGGTGAATCACAACCTGGCTCTGGCAAGGCTCCGGATTACGGATAAAATGGTGCTTCCTGAGGCATTTTTCCCTATCCAACTCTGGTGGGATCTGAGGGATATGCTGGGGGCATCCTTCAGTTTTCGATTGTCCGGATATTTTTTAATGAGCGGCCTTATCCTCTTTTTTATTTCCCGGAAACTTTATAAAAAACGTTGGTTGAAACGCCTTTCAAATCCCCTGATCCTCTTAATCTCAATCCTGTTTATCATCAGCCTGTCCCTTTCCTTACATACACGTCATTATGATAAAACCCACCATTTTGGTATTCTTTTAAACAAAGAGGTTGAAGTGAAAAGTGCTCCACAGGAAGCGGCCAATACCCTGTTTATGCTCCATGAGGGATCGAAGGTGCGTATTCTGGACAAAGCAGGGACTGATTGGGTGGAAGTCTCTTATTATGATGACAAGGTAGGCTGGATTAAACAAAACCAGATTGGAGATATTTGATGGGTCGATTGAGTATTATCCTTTTGCTGATAATAAAGGTTGCCTTTGCGCAGGTCAGGCAGAATGAATGGATTGATCCTGAAACCCTGAAAGATAACCGGGTTTTTTCCTATCAGACTGTTCAGGCTTCGGATTCAACCATCATCGATTATATCCGGGATACAACAGGCCTGAATATTGAGGATTCCGTCACCGTCCGGAGAGGATATCGCGTTCAGATTGTATCCACCCAGGATGTGAATCAGGCAGAAAATGTGGCGGACAGAGCCGTGGAATTTTTCAACCAGCCCGTTTATATCGTGTTTGAATCCCCCTATTATAAAGTGAGAGTCGGGGATTTTCTCAGAGATCTTGATGCCATGGATGTCGAACGTAAAGCCCGTCAAAACGGGTATCCCGGTGCCTGGATTGTGCCCAGCGATGTGAATGTCCCCAATCCGAACCGGCGTTATAAATGAGCCGGAAAATCCGTACACTAACCGTTCTGGCTCTTTTTTTTGCTTTACTGCCCTGCCACATGTTGGCTGACAGTCTTTTAGTAAAAGGTGTTCATGATATACAGAATTATCAGTTTTCCAAAGGTCAATCTCTGTTCAGAAAAGCAGACGTCCCCGAACCTGTGAGGATATTTTACCTTTTGAATTCAGAATATATGAAGCTGAAAATCAACGGTCAGTATCGGGAAGCAAATGAGTTTCTCATGAATGGGGTTGAAGAGGCAAAAAGTGTATTTGATAAAGCACTGGATAA
The sequence above is drawn from the Candidatus Neomarinimicrobiota bacterium genome and encodes:
- the gatA gene encoding Asp-tRNA(Asn)/Glu-tRNA(Gln) amidotransferase subunit GatA codes for the protein MKRSAEDHIYELVEAVSQSDNPIFVTVDKAWLRKHLEEQAAIQGPLSGKIIAVKDNINVHGLPTTCASRILKTFRSPYDATVIEKIRAAGGVIFGKTNMDEFAMGSSNEYSAEGAVKNPVDETRVPGGSSGGSAAAVASGLVDYALGSDTGGSIRQPAAFTGTVGLKPTYGRVSRYGLTAFASSFDQIGPITRTVRQSAELLEVIAGKDPRDSTSADVPVGNYVRALDEGVNGLTLGIPWHLLEKGVNPDVMDSFRDAVETLEKAGVMFREIELKYADYAIAVYYILATAEASSNLARFDGIRYGVNQKTGTDDLFSCYAENRSKGFGSEVKRRIMLGTYVLSSGYYEAYYARGQKVRTLIAREFATLLNDLDGIMLPTTPTTAFKLGENINDPLRMYLSDIFTVSVNIAGLPALSVPGKPGKGGLPVGCQIIGRAYDEGTILRLGHTIEMSRN
- a CDS encoding VWA domain-containing protein, whose translation is MIELTHPQALWLLLLIPFLMMIRSVDTSRWKRHRKVFFHSKTYPRIIHINPTRRKMIYFLEYTGLALCIFALTGPGVGTEIREVQREGVDILVVLDLSQSMSAADVKPSRLERAKLEIVKMFSVLKGDRVGLVGFAGVAHLQCPLTLDHRAARMLLDVMDVNLLPVQGSAIADAITVATGAFPEKDDKHKVLILISDGEDHEKQIEEAVKQAAGKGVIIYSVGVGTLEGAPIPVYKNGQLADYKRDKSGKVIITQLNEDALWQMAHATGGEYLRLTDVENPLLQIYNDISKLDKKVFQTHEYGQFKQLFQIFLGLALLLFLVSGLIPENGKRNDADTTM
- the lnt gene encoding apolipoprotein N-acyltransferase: MKGTLKNKILILVSALALAMTFPPVNAWILGYFALLPLLYVFYMEPEKGFARGYFFGFIYSLVLVHWLAFNSGASVWLVTLSALMAAAFLALNYGVMGWITVLYIRRHGGLGLFVFPIVWTVVEFIRSFGALGFQWVLVANGQTANLPFIQMADLGGPFLISFLLVSVNTLLFCLLMKVPAYRGIRQIFYVLLGIFLIVPYTYGIFRLYQQNEPAKSHVFRLVQPDYDSHEKWERERRDEIFDTMISLSRAPGVDSVDIIVWPESATPVYIRTQIKYRSMLEELSRETGCVLISGVPDYFVRNGKVYVTNSLYVFEPQQGISGKYNKQKLVPFGEYIPLSDVFPRLSRLNLGQGNFTAGKNEPLLRVDSLDVTLAPMICYESVFSREALIKIRNGGEYHILVTNDSWFGDSWGPYQHASQAIFRAVETRRPVIRCANTGVSMAIDHTGRILKELPLNTRGILDVRMTVPDMQSPYVKSGNTFAFILCGVLMGVLLTPLWPVKRNRNDP
- a CDS encoding DUF4321 domain-containing protein; the encoded protein is MKQKFSVGKALGIILLGAIIGGILGELFGMILPESVVREFLLKKYAFGFTNPLTIDLSIIEFSFSLILRMNVVSLLGIVFGFYILKYTR
- a CDS encoding twin-arginine translocase TatA/TatE family subunit, whose translation is MNFGPWELIIILVIILLIFGPKKLPELAKGLGKGLREFKKAAHDVKDELENVGDDEEENKAEKSAGQDSRKEEKKG
- a CDS encoding VWA domain-containing protein; its protein translation is MFRFQNPEIFFSLLLLIPLIITEFRRRFSRRFTLRIGTLVSLRKFAPGYPIKLLIPLILKYAAFILMIVALARPQRGNVTRELTQPGIDIMITLDISGSMRAVDFKPNRLEAAKQVAMDFVRGRTTDRIGLVVFAAEAFLQCPLTVDYDVLNGMIEDVQIIPENLDGTAIGLAIANGVNRLRDSDAKSKIIILLSDGDNNAGEIDPLTAADFAREFDIKIYTIAMGMHGQVRMPVDDPLFGHRMIPVQIEVNEELLTEVAEKTGGTFFRADTEDKLNQIWQDISEMEKTEIKVSQFTDWEELFYRFLIPALILFILGWILGRVLWRVRP
- the truA gene encoding tRNA pseudouridine(38-40) synthase TruA, which encodes MALKRFAFRTEYEGTAYCGFQLQPDQPTIQEAIEKAFLALYQLDIRIVGSGRTDSGVHAAGQIFHADLPDKIPCHKLGMALNSYLPEDIRIIGVSRVDDTFHARFDAVSRRYTYRIFNGITVLKRRFAWQIYQSLDVSAMKQCLPVISGEHDFTSFCLSQTETENKKCDIQTAGWHVIGSELFFTVQANRFLHSMVRSLAGTMVEVGKGRYTVEDFENILKKHNHGSGAVTAPARGLVLEEVIYNPQITWQWSGVS
- a CDS encoding trypsin-like peptidase domain-containing protein yields the protein MLKDKRLICITLILMTVISAPAQFIGPQKSDNLNQQVTESRRNAITNAIEKCVPAVVGIHVTEIRALSPGTVHNDPLWNLLFPGQLYKREVKSMGSGVIISDDGYIITNAHVVGKNAVKVIVTLSGGARYPAEVVGVDDLTDISLLKIEAKDLPNIEIGDSDDVIIGEWVVALGNPFGLFDISNQPTATIGIVSSKNVNFGEQAGGRVYQEMIQTDASINSGNSGGALVNVHGEMIGINTFIFTGGSQVGGSVGVGFAIPVNRMKTVVDELIRSGYVERGFETGLSVQTLDQYIAAYLNLPFKQGVIVTDVRKNSSAHKAGLKVGDIIRKVNDIPITNTRDIYRVINENYLKTGDVIHLEIWRNQKIINSELVLAKPSGRK